Within the Takifugu rubripes chromosome 8, fTakRub1.2, whole genome shotgun sequence genome, the region CAATGTTTTCAGGACAACATTTCTGAATTTgattgaatttgttttttttaaattgtacattttttttttgcattgtgtCAAGTCTGCCTTCACAATGGACAAGCAATAGTAGTAaagtaatcattttaaactcccGAATCTTGAGTCCAAGTCATAACATTGGAATCATAAAGTTAGAATAAAACTCACCCTCAAATTCCACCTTGGTTACAGCTCCAAACACAATGCTTTGACAGGATGCGACaccacaatagtaggtcccagtctgagactCATTCATGTTCTTTAGGGATAGGTTGAAGAAACAGCTGTTGGTTTTCCTGTCACACTTGTTATTCCTTCTGACTGCACTGGTGAAAATAACTCCTGGTAGAGAttctccagagtttctgaaccagtaaacagcatGTTCTTCATCACAGGTTGGAGTATAAACTGTGCAGTTCAGCATCATGGAATCTTCTGATTGAATCGTGCCAGACGCCAACTGATGCACTGAAGTTGGAACATTAAAACCTGACCCCCTTACACTGACAGTTGTTCCGTCGTGAAACTGATATTCAAAAAAGTTGCTTGCTAAGCAGTAATAGGTAGCGGAGTCAGCAACACGTAAATCTGAAATTGTCAAGTGatgctggagattttcagtAACCAGCTGGAAACGTGTGCTGTTTCTAAATTCATCCGTAAAGGAAGCTTTTTGACCAAATAAATAGAAGCTAGACATTAGCTTTGGTTTCTGGCCTATCACTTGCTTATACCAGTAAAGGGTTGTTGTAAAACTGTCTTCatagaaacattttaaagtaaCATTGTCACCAACGTCCGCTGATAGAAAATCAGCATCTTGACGAATGGGGATGGACAACTTCGTATTGTCCCCATGGACTGGAGAGAAAAAGTAAATCACATATGTTTCAGCCTATTTTGagacaacaaagaacaaaaagaatACTTTCATTTAGAAAAGCCCTAAAATCAGCACTTACCAATGTTtcccaagaacacacacaacagacagcATAATCTCTGAAACGATGTCATTGTGTCTAAAGTGCAAAGGCGGTGTAGAGACATGTTGGTCCTCTTTTTGCTCTTAACCCATAAAACTGCATGTGATCGGTTGGCCCATTTGACCTATTAAGGAAAGAAGACTACCGGTATACAATTGCTTCCGTCTTGAATGTGCGTACCTCTGAGATATTGCATCATACACCCAAAGGTTCGTCACCTTTGTAGACAcacatttatcagtgttttgctttgtttgataAGACACTcaaatttttatttaaaaaatagtcACTTCTGTTGTATGGATATGTGTATAAATGgtgaaaaaaaattctctgtTCATACTGTATATGCACAATGAAATGCAGTTGTGCAGAAAAGTTTGAAGAATATACACATTGTTTTTGTAGCAAtgcaaagcatttttaaattcaaatacaTGGATATTGTATTTTCTCTCATGACATCCTAATATCATTTAACGACTTCTCATCAGTACTGAAGTCTGTGAAAAGAAAGCTCAAGCCCCTTTATCGACGAGTCCAATCTTTGATACCTTTGACAAAGCGTTACCTGCAGCCATCTGGCTTCTGTGAGATTTAGAGTTCCAATATTAACAGTTTTAGGCTTCTGGTGCAGGCAGTAAAATCAACATCATGCTAGCTATGGATATTGTGTCTAGCAATTCTAGAATAAATTGTGTTACAGGAGGATAAAATTACAAATGCCTGGGTAACATGTGGAATTCTTAACAAAACAAATGCCCCTCACCCCCTCCACCATGCGTAATActcacacacatgaaaacacaaacagacatctTAAATATACATCAATACTTAAGCTAGCTTAAGAGCTGACCTGAGCATGAGTGATTCTGACAGTACCAGTAGCCTGGACACGTTTGCCACAGAAAGTTAATTTATCACGACCATGGTGGTACCAGTTTGAGTTTTTTacccagcaggtggtgctgagGAGAGTGAAGTCCCAGTTTTTATAGGAGGGGTGAGGTGAACAAAAGCTGTTCTTGAAGAAAGCTCCTTCACATCCGACATTGGCCGCCATCTCAGCCAGAAACATAATTTGATTCTCATAGGTTTGAGCCACAATGGGCATAAACTCgcatttttaatacaaaatgtgTCAAATCGACACAATGATTCTAGTTTAACTTTTGACATTTTAGTCAATCTAACAATATTATCCCATGCCCAAATATATGTGTTTTTGGCAGAAAAAGTATTTTTGTGGGGTAGATCATCTTTTTGTGCTGAGTCCACAGGTTGAAATGACCATAATTCAAAATTTGAAGTaccttccggtgtttatccaccaccactatgtcaggctgattggccaccaccatcctgTCAGTCttgatctggaagtcccacaggatcttggcctgcttgttctccagcactttcgagggtgtctcccacctggaccctgggacctccagtccatactcagggcagatgttcctgtacactataccagccacctggttatgtcgctccatgtatgccttgcctgacAATAttttgcaccctgctgtgatgtgctagactgtctcaggggcttctCTACACAGCCCACACCTGGgatcttgtctggtatggtagaccctggcctctattgctctggtgttcagggcctgttcttgtgtagCCATGGTTACTggctctgtgctgtctttcagtctggccttttccagccactggtatgtttttgGGACATCAATTATCAGTAATTAGTCATAATATTATTAGTATTTTGTGCACTTACATTTGTCTTAAATGTGTATTAAAATTAATCTTTCCAGGTTGGATaagaaaattaaagcttttgTGACCACTGTACAATCTATACCTCAATGTATTTATGGTGTTAAAGTAATTCAATATCAATTTGGATATGGCGAGAATAAACAAAATTCATTAAGCAAAACGTGTTTAATTGACTCTCCAAATGAAAGTGTACAAATGGTAAAATTTACAAGGAAATGCACACTAATTATtaaaacacagcacaaaaaagctcCAACATTGGTTTAAAATGGTATTATTACTGTTCCTGTGATGAGCTGTAATGACAAAGGGACAACATCTACGACCTCACAgtagagtacacacattcattctgtctgttcttctgcttcctcgATCTGTTGGACTGGTTGGCTCTCAAAGCGGCATAATGGAGGTTGTCTTCCTTTTGGTTGCCCTGGTAATAAAATGAAACGACAGTTGCCCACAACATAATTGGTGCAGGCAAATAAAgagaattaaaaaatatatatacacacatttaaataaattttttttaaaataatcaaaatgatATTCACCGCTGGGTTTGCTGTGGGTGAGTCTGGGATCCCTGACTGCAAGTCTTTTAAACACAGAAtgcaacattcatttatttattatttttaagaacattcaaaatatattacatcagttacccagagagtgttggctgtttctctttttcgtcatataaagtgaaatggttaataaaataaccacgatgatggtaaatatccaggtcgcactgaggaaatacaccaaaacaagatagtttcctttatctgtaacgagaggcatcagaaattgtgatatccgcgataCCGTTTCAGATAATTATTTAGATCTTTACACATATTTGTCTTCTCACTTTATATCATggcagttatgatgtcattattttctaattcagcGAAACTACAAGCATCAccattcacacattattttataaaataacagtatATGAAGAGAATCTATACTTACATAAAAAAAgtatgagttaaagtgatactttgaccacaaatgtttttaatgtgtttaaacatagagcaattaagaaattaagttacattttggatttttttgggaacactgaggtcatgttgactttattattttttacaggCGTGTGGAAACAATCTGCACATAAAATAGCACTTTAACAACTTTTGAATACAATAATTTCaaactcactcaccctcaaacaccagcttggttccatttccaaacagaatgtgtccacatgctgcaatagcacaatagtaggtcccagtctgagaagttttcaggttcttcatggagaagttgtagaaacaggtgttggttttcctctcacactgcttattcctgcctgtatggctgtacatgagtcccagttgagattgtccagagtttctgaaccagtaaacagtgtgatccccatcacaagtccacccagtatgtactgtacaattcagcgtcacagaacctcctgcttggatagactgtgatgctgactgatctatggtcaaccctgaaccctctacaatgacattataacCTTCTAGAaagtcatttacatttaaatagtgatttacacagtaataggtggctgagtctgataactccaaatctgatattgtcagattagctactttgttaccaggatgtagttggaagcgtggattggttttgaagtcattaacaaatTTCCAATCTTTGCTAGATATCCTGTGTGTACAGATCAgcctcggcttctctcccagagtttgtTTAAACCAATAAATCCTGGTAGAAACATCATCCTTGTCATggcacggcaaagtcaggttctgtccaggtttgaccaaaaTAAAATTGGTCTTCcgattcaaagatggagaaaattccattgaagctgtctgagctaaaatcaaacagaaaagaagactgtACATAGATGctataaacagacaaacaaaacacataaaaatgctcaccaaatttctctaaacacatcagccagaagatcaactttgcagatgtcatcttgtcaTCAAATATTGGGCTGAGTGAAAAGAAGGCTGGTTCTTTGTACACTGATAAATGCAGAGCTTGTGTTTGATTGGATAGCGTAACATGACGTGAGGGtgtgacatacaggaaacacaatcacaTGTAATCCAGCCATAAAGGTGAAAGATTTGCAAGATAAAATTGttggagaaatcaaagaaagatttaaagtttaaacaaaTCTACAAGTAAAGACCAGTACTTTAAGAAAATAATTTAGCTTCATATATAAATGTAATTCAATTTCATTTGAGTTGTTGTTTTGGGTTAATGTGCCACATTTCCAAACAATCAACAACAACTAGCCAACCACCCAACCAGTaatcattctttaaaaaaaaaataaaaaaattccaTGTTGCAATAATGCATCCAGTAAATGCTCAgtaattattatgacagacagctttgGAAGAGGATGCAGCAATGAGGGGTAGCATGGGCTTGTCTTAAATGAACAAGATTGTCAATGTAAGACGGAGCAGATTCAAgtattagtctgtcggtcagcatgaatgacatgataTTAATGCAGGAAGGTACAGTCGACCTCTATCAGCAATGGGGTGGTGTCACCACTTCAGCTGGACTATCTAAAGTGGTGGCAATAAGGGAGATCACAATGGtttgtatcagcatttgtgggttcaatGGCCttgtttttctgagg harbors:
- the LOC115250823 gene encoding uncharacterized protein; the encoded protein is MTSAKLIFWLMCLEKFAQTASMEFSPSLNRKTNFILVKPGQNLTLPCHDKDDVSTRIYWFKQTLGEKPRLICTHRISSKDWKFVNDFKTNPRFQLHPGNKVANLTISDLELSDSATYYCVNHYLNVNDFLEGYNVIVEGSGLTIDQSASQSIQAGGSVTLNCTVHTGWTCDGDHTVYWFRNSGQSQLGLMYSHTGRNKQCERKTNTCFYNFSMKNLKTSQTGTYYCAIAACGHILFGNGTKLVFEDKGNYLVLVYFLSATWIFTIIVVILLTISLYMTKKRNSQHSLDLQSGIPDSPTANPAGNQKEDNLHYAALRANQSNRSRKQKNRQNECVYSTVRS